The nucleotide window GCGATCGACCGGCACGGATGCCGGTCAATCGGAACGGAGTTTGGGTGGCGATGGAGAGGGCGAGGGCCGATCGCAAGATCTGCCCTCCGCCTTCACCGAAGCTGCCGTCGATGTCGAGCATGGCGCTAACCCTTTACGCAAACAACCTGGCGGAGCGTATGCACGATCTCGACGAGATCGTCCTGGGCCGCCATGACCATGTCGATCGGCTTGTACGCCATGGGCGTCTCGTCGATCACGCCTTCGTCCTTGCGACACTCCACGCCCGCCGTCGCCGCTTCGTGGTCGGCGAGGGTGAAGCGACGCTTCGCCTCGCCGCGCGACATGAGGCGGCCTGCCCCGTGGCTGCACGACGAGAACGAGTCGGCGTTTCCCTTGCCTCGGACGATGAACGAACGCGCGCCCATGGAGCCGGGAATGATCCCCAGCTCACCGAGTCCCGCGCGAACCGCGCCCTTGCGCGTCACCCACACGTTCTCGCCGAAGTGCTCTTCGCGCGCGACGTAGTTGTGGTGACAGTTCACGGCGCGCGCGCCGAGCTTGAAGGGAGGGAGCTTGGACGCGTGGAGCGCCGCGAGAACCGCTTGCATCATGAGTTCGCGGCTCGTCTTGGCGAAGCGCTGCGCCCACGACACGGCGTCGACATAGTCGTCGAAGCCCGTCGTTCCCTCTTCGAAATACGCGAGGTCGCGATCGGGCAAGCGTCGATCAAGCGCGAGCATCTCGCGGCGCGCTCGCTCGATGAAGTACGTCCCGATGCGGTTCCCGACGCCGCGCGACCCCGAGTGCAACATGATCCACACCGAGTCGTCCTCGCCGATGCAAAGCTCGACGAAGTGGTTGCCGGTCCCGAGCGTCCCAAGGTGCTGGATGTCGAGGCCGCGCTCCAGGACGGGGTGCTTTTGGCAGAGCTTCGCGTACTCCTCGGAGAGGTCGCGCCACGCGCGCGACACCCGCGAAGGAATCATGTCGCGCCACGAGCCCGTGAGGCCGGGCCCGCCGTGCGGGACGGCGCGTTCGATCGCACTTCGGATGGGGCCGAGGTCGCTGGGGAGGTCCGACGCTCGAAGCGACGTCTTCTGCGCGATCATTCCGCACCCGATGTCGACGCCGACGGCCGCCGGCACAATGGCCTTGGTCGTCGCGATCACGCTCCCGACGGTCGCGCCGATGCCGAGGTGGACGTCCGGCATCACGGCCACGTGACGGAACACGAAAGGCAATTCGGCGACCTTCGTCACCTGCTGGCGAGCTTCCTTCTCGAAGGCGACGCCTTGCGTCCAGGCCTTGATGGGAACACCGCGCGTTTCAATGAGGTCGTGCATCGTCGTTCTCCTGCGGTCCCGTCTTTCACGGGGCATGCCGGAGCGCGGTGCGCAAAACGCCGACATCTTCGCGGCGTGCGCCGCGATGAGGCTATCCGTGGAGATTGTGCTGATGCGAAGGGATAAGGTCTACTCCTCGAAGGTTTCGCCCGATTCCACCGGGGCGCTGGCGGTTTCCACCGGGGAACTCGCGGTTTCATCGGTGGCCGGCGGGGTGGGCTCTTCGGTCGAAGCGTACCGCGGCAGCTCTTCGACGTTGAAGTCGCCCTGAAGCGGCCTCGGGGAGAGATGTCGTCCAGGTTGGGCGTCCGCATCATGTCCTCGCGGCTCCACCCGCCGCGCGTGGCCCAGTTGGTGCCGTCGGGGTCTTGCGAGCGAATGTCCAGGTCGACGCGGTCGATGAGCGGATCGCTCCGCATGATCTCGTTGGCCTCTTCGATACCGGCCCGGTTCGCCTGGGAGAGCGTGTGCGGGCCGATGGGTTCGACCTCGAGCGGCAGCACGCCAGGTTCGGTCATCGGCAAGCGGCGGATGTTCGAGGCGCCGCCGCACGCGAGATCTTGTTCGTCCAGGCTTAGCTCGCGAAACGAGTTCAACTGCATGACGGTGCGTGACGCAGCAACCGTGCCGCACTCGCAGGCGCGTGATCTTGGCGACTTGCACGTCGCCAACCGCGGGCGCCGGCTCCGTCGATCCGAAGGCCTGATCCGAGGCAAAGGTCCTTCAGCCTCGGCGCACCGGCGACCGCTGCGCATCCGACCGTCGATGTAGGCGCGGGCACGCCCGGGCGCCTCAGCTCTCGCGGGTCCCCGCTCCGCCGCCCAGCTCATCGAGGAGCGCGTCAGCCCTCACGATGGCGCGATGGTAGGCTCCGGTTCCGTTGCGCTCGTCGAAGGTCGTCGCCAGGCTTCGCGCGACGGTGTCGACCCACGCGTAAACCTCCGGCGCAGCCACCTTGCCGTCCGCGCCCGTGACGATGCCGCTCGCCTCGGGGAGCTTGAGCCGAAGGCGCTCGTCGCCGAGGCGCTTCATGGTGAGGCGCGCCGCCGTGAAGAAGCTGAAGCGCTCGTCGGCGTCGTAGGCCGTTAGCAAGAACTCCGCGTGACGCTCGAAAGAAGCGCACGCGGCCTTGAGGTTGCCGATGAGCGTGAGGTACGTGAGGTGGCGCCCGAAGGCTCGGATGAGGTTGCGGCTGCGCCGGAGCTTCGGCTCGTTTCGCTTGTAGAGCGCAGCCGCTTCGTCGCTGCGACCGAGGCGGAGGAGCGGTACGAGCATCAGCGGCAGCGTTCGCAAGGGAACCTCTTCGCACGCGAGCTCGCCCTCCAAGAAGGGCTTCGCCTGCACCATGCCGACGGCGTCGTGGCCTCGATCGAAGATCTCCTCGAGCTCCGTGTCCTTGTCGCAGGCGAGGCAGTCCGTGAGCCAGTCGCGGCGCGCGCGGAGCCAGGTCTCGTACCACTTGGCCATCTCGGCTTCGTCGCCCCGGTGCTTGGCCCACAAGAAGCGAATCTTCGCGATGCTCCGCTCGCCGACGGCGTGCGACCGCGCCTCGGCCTCGAAGTCGGCGATGGCCGCCTCGATCTTGGCGCGCGGCACGTGGGGGAAGACCCAGAGCTGGGCTGCGATGAGCTTCTGCTCCCAGAGGAGGTCGTCGTCGAAGCGCGCCGGGTCGTCCTTCTTCTTGGCGCGGAGCCAACCGAACGTGACGAGCGCCTTCTCCGGGTGACCCGTGAAGAGCGCGTCGTAGATGAACTCGGCGCGGAGCCGAAAGGCGCGATCGACGTCGCCGCGGGTGTCGGCCTCCTGAATCTTGCTCTCCTTGGCCTGCATCTTGGCGAGGGTGTGGGTGCTCAATGGACGCTCCCTTCGTTTTGGAGCTGCGCTTCGATGAGGGCCATGAGCCCGCGGTTCAGGAGGGCCATCTCCTTTTGGCGGAGCGGCCGGTGGCCGAGCAAGAGGGATTGCACGTAGAGCATCTCGAGGGAGCGCTTCAAGATGGCGCGGTCGGTGACGCGCGTGAGCTTCTTGATGAAGGCGTTCGATGCGTTGAAGGTCACGCGCGGCTTTTGCGGATCGAGATCGGGGCGTTCGAGGGCGCCGGCCACGAGGCCGCCGTAGAGCTCGTCGCTCGCTTCCTGGGTGCGCTCCGCGTCGCGCCGGAAGAGCTCGTCGCTGCTGGCGATGAAGAGGGCGGGGATGTCGATCGGTTGAAAGTGCAGGAGCTCAACCTGGCAGTCGAAACGCCCGATGGCCTCGCGGGCGACGGTCAGCACCGTTTGATAGGCGGCGTGATCGTGATCCGAGACGGGCTCGAAGCGCTGCGAGAGATCGCCGGGCATAAAGCGCGCGGCCCTCACGCCTTCGAAGACCTGCGCGGCGCGTTCCAAGAGCTCGGCGTCGTAGGTGTAGCCGGCGTTGATGAGCGTGAGCCCCTGCGCTTGGCCCACGCGCGACATCTGACGGAAGTCGTCGACGCTCGGCACGTAGCGGAGCATCCCCCCGTCGGTCTGCCGCAGCTCACCGAGCGTCATGAGCCCCATGGCCGTCTCGAAGGGGAACCAATCGCCGACGAGGCGAAGGAACTCGTCGTCGTCGAGGGCGAGCGCCTTCATGGCGAGGCCGTGCAGGCCCATGAGCCGAAGCAAGACGTTGGGGGCCGTTCG belongs to Myxococcales bacterium and includes:
- a CDS encoding RtcB family protein — protein: MHDLIETRGVPIKAWTQGVAFEKEARQQVTKVAELPFVFRHVAVMPDVHLGIGATVGSVIATTKAIVPAAVGVDIGCGMIAQKTSLRASDLPSDLGPIRSAIERAVPHGGPGLTGSWRDMIPSRVSRAWRDLSEEYAKLCQKHPVLERGLDIQHLGTLGTGNHFVELCIGEDDSVWIMLHSGSRGVGNRIGTYFIERARREMLALDRRLPDRDLAYFEEGTTGFDDYVDAVSWAQRFAKTSRELMMQAVLAALHASKLPPFKLGARAVNCHHNYVAREEHFGENVWVTRKGAVRAGLGELGIIPGSMGARSFIVRGKGNADSFSSCSHGAGRLMSRGEAKRRFTLADHEAATAGVECRKDEGVIDETPMAYKPIDMVMAAQDDLVEIVHTLRQVVCVKG